One window of Mediterraneibacter butyricigenes genomic DNA carries:
- a CDS encoding aminopeptidase P family protein, protein MEADTLNRIRTRIEELRRKMQEYQMDYYIVPTADFHQSEYVGDYFKAREYLTGFTGSAGTAFVTKEQAFLWTDGRYFLQAESQLRESGIQLQKMGEPDVPTVLEFLKSELGTGENVGLDGRCFDKATGEAIEKIVNEKEGQLLFEQDLIHEIWMDCPKFPMEPAFLLEEQYAGESAEQKIARIREKMQEKGATSHLLTSLDDIAWLFNIRGNDVAYCPFVLAYALVMESQIRLYAEEEKFSEKLKEYLFGLNVELCPYEQIYEEIATLSEKEKLLLDPARVNYSLYRKIPESVKKIESANPEVLMKCVKNPVEAENEKQAHLKDGIAHTKFMYWLKKQVGKERITEISAAEKLEALRKAQGDFLEPSFAPISAYGAHGAIVHYSATEETDVELQPRGLYLTDTGGHYLQGSTDVTRTIALGDLTEGEKEDFTIVLAGALNLADAVFKKGCSGASLDYAARAPFWKYRKDFNHGTGHGVGYLGNVHEPPIAFHWNPRRNQQELLENMIITDEPGIYIEGKYGIRTENELIVCKDTINAFGEFLKFEILTLVPIDLDAIDLEYLSEEQCELLNRYHKRVWEKISPYLEAEEKEWLKEYTREIHKN, encoded by the coding sequence ATGGAGGCGGATACATTGAACAGGATAAGAACCCGAATCGAAGAACTTCGAAGAAAAATGCAGGAATATCAGATGGATTATTACATCGTTCCTACGGCTGATTTTCACCAGAGCGAATATGTGGGAGACTATTTCAAGGCGAGAGAATATCTGACAGGTTTTACCGGATCTGCGGGAACGGCTTTTGTGACAAAGGAACAGGCTTTTCTCTGGACGGATGGACGGTATTTTCTTCAGGCAGAATCCCAGCTTAGGGAAAGTGGAATCCAGCTTCAAAAAATGGGGGAGCCTGACGTTCCGACTGTGTTGGAATTTTTAAAATCTGAATTAGGGACAGGAGAAAATGTGGGTCTGGACGGGCGTTGTTTCGATAAAGCCACAGGAGAAGCGATTGAGAAAATTGTGAATGAAAAAGAGGGACAACTTCTTTTTGAACAGGATCTGATCCATGAAATCTGGATGGATTGCCCGAAATTTCCGATGGAACCGGCGTTTTTACTGGAGGAACAGTATGCAGGCGAATCGGCAGAGCAAAAAATTGCACGGATTCGGGAGAAAATGCAGGAAAAAGGCGCGACCAGCCACTTGCTGACAAGTCTGGATGACATCGCATGGCTTTTTAATATCAGGGGAAATGATGTGGCATACTGCCCGTTTGTACTGGCGTATGCACTGGTTATGGAGTCGCAAATCCGGCTTTATGCGGAGGAAGAGAAATTTTCAGAAAAATTGAAAGAGTATCTGTTTGGATTAAATGTGGAACTGTGTCCTTATGAACAGATTTATGAAGAGATTGCAACACTTTCAGAGAAAGAAAAACTGCTGCTCGATCCGGCGAGAGTAAATTACAGCCTGTATCGGAAGATTCCGGAGTCTGTGAAGAAAATAGAAAGTGCCAATCCGGAAGTTCTGATGAAGTGTGTGAAAAATCCGGTAGAAGCAGAGAATGAAAAACAGGCACATCTGAAAGATGGAATTGCTCATACCAAATTTATGTACTGGCTGAAAAAGCAGGTTGGAAAAGAAAGAATCACGGAAATCTCAGCGGCAGAAAAACTGGAAGCCTTGAGAAAGGCACAGGGAGATTTTCTGGAACCTAGCTTTGCGCCGATTTCAGCTTACGGAGCCCATGGAGCGATCGTACATTATTCGGCGACAGAAGAAACGGATGTGGAATTACAGCCAAGGGGACTTTATCTGACGGATACGGGAGGACATTATCTGCAGGGTTCTACGGATGTGACCAGAACGATTGCGCTGGGGGACTTGACGGAGGGAGAGAAAGAAGATTTTACGATCGTCCTAGCCGGGGCTTTGAATCTGGCGGATGCAGTGTTTAAGAAAGGTTGTTCCGGAGCCAGTCTGGATTATGCGGCACGTGCGCCATTCTGGAAATATCGGAAAGACTTTAATCACGGAACAGGACATGGGGTAGGGTATCTGGGAAATGTACATGAACCTCCGATCGCCTTTCACTGGAATCCGAGAAGGAATCAGCAGGAATTATTGGAAAATATGATCATCACTGACGAGCCGGGAATTTATATAGAAGGAAAATACGGAATTCGTACAGAAAATGAACTGATTGTATGCAAGGATACAATCAATGCGTTCGGAGAGTTTCTGAAATTTGAAATATTGACATTGGTCCCGATTGACCTGGATGCGATAGATCTGGAATATTTAAGTGAAGAACAGTGTGAATTACTGAATCGGTACCATAAAAGGGTCTGGGAAAAGATTTCTCCTTATCTGGAAGCAGAGGAGAAAGAATGGCTGAAAGAGTATACAAGGGAAATTCATAAGAACTGA
- a CDS encoding oxaloacetate decarboxylase subunit alpha, whose translation MAEIEKKPVKITETILRDAHQSLIATRMTTEQMLPIIDKMDKVGYHAVECWGGATFDASLRFLKEDPWDRLRKFRDGFKNTKLQMLFRGQNILGYRPYADDVVEYFVQKSVANGIDIIRIFDCLNDMRNLQTAVKAANKEKAHAQVALSYTLGDAYTLDYWTDLAKKIEDMGADSICVKDMAGLLCPYQATELVAALKEAVDIPIEMHTHYTSGVGSMTYLKSVEAGADIIDTAISPFALGTSQPATEVMVETFKGTPYDTGLDQNLLAEIADYFRPIRDDALESGLLNPKNLGVNIKTLLYQVPGGMLSNLTSQLAEQGAEDKFYEVLEEVPRVRADLGEPPLVTPSSQIVGTQAVFNVLMGERYKVATKETKDILSGKYGATVKPFNPEVQKKVIGENAEVITCRPADLIPDELDTLRKECEQWIQQDEDVLSYALFPQVAVDFFKYREAQQTKVDATVADTENGAYPV comes from the coding sequence ATGGCAGAGATAGAGAAGAAACCGGTTAAGATTACAGAGACCATCCTGCGTGATGCACATCAGTCTCTGATCGCAACCAGAATGACAACAGAACAGATGCTCCCGATCATCGACAAGATGGATAAGGTCGGATACCATGCCGTAGAGTGCTGGGGTGGAGCTACTTTTGATGCATCCTTACGTTTCCTGAAAGAGGATCCGTGGGACAGACTTCGTAAATTCCGTGACGGATTCAAAAATACCAAGCTTCAGATGCTGTTCCGTGGACAGAATATCCTGGGATATCGTCCATATGCAGATGACGTGGTAGAGTATTTCGTACAGAAATCTGTTGCAAACGGAATCGATATTATCCGTATTTTTGACTGCTTAAATGATATGAGAAACCTGCAGACAGCAGTAAAGGCGGCTAATAAGGAAAAAGCTCATGCACAGGTTGCATTATCCTATACATTGGGAGATGCTTATACATTGGACTACTGGACTGATCTGGCAAAGAAGATTGAGGACATGGGCGCAGATTCTATCTGTGTAAAAGATATGGCTGGTCTGCTTTGTCCGTATCAGGCAACAGAACTGGTTGCAGCTCTGAAAGAAGCAGTAGACATTCCGATTGAGATGCATACACACTATACTTCCGGTGTAGGTTCCATGACTTATCTGAAATCCGTAGAAGCTGGTGCTGATATCATCGATACTGCAATCTCACCGTTCGCACTGGGTACTTCCCAGCCGGCAACAGAGGTTATGGTTGAGACATTTAAGGGAACACCTTATGATACAGGTCTGGATCAGAATCTTCTGGCTGAGATTGCTGATTACTTCCGTCCGATCCGTGATGATGCACTGGAGAGCGGATTGCTGAATCCGAAGAACCTGGGTGTCAACATTAAGACACTGCTTTATCAGGTTCCGGGAGGAATGCTGTCCAACCTGACTTCCCAGCTTGCAGAGCAGGGAGCGGAAGACAAATTCTACGAAGTGCTGGAGGAAGTTCCGAGAGTACGTGCTGACCTTGGTGAGCCGCCGCTTGTTACACCTTCTTCCCAGATCGTTGGAACTCAGGCTGTGTTTAATGTACTGATGGGAGAGCGTTATAAAGTTGCAACAAAGGAGACAAAAGATATCCTTTCCGGAAAATACGGAGCAACGGTAAAACCGTTCAATCCTGAGGTTCAGAAGAAAGTTATCGGTGAAAATGCAGAAGTGATCACCTGCCGTCCGGCAGATCTGATCCCGGATGAGTTGGATACTCTCCGCAAAGAATGTGAACAGTGGATCCAGCAGGATGAAGACGTACTGTCTTATGCATTGTTCCCGCAGGTTGCAGTTGACTTCTTTAAATACAGAGAAGCACAGCAGACAAAGGTGGATGCAACCGTTGCTGACACTGAAAATGGAGCATATCCGGTATAA